One Kitasatospora sp. MAP12-44 DNA segment encodes these proteins:
- a CDS encoding alpha/beta hydrolase-fold protein: MSTGAGTLLTRRRLLWAGGAVGGLAVLGAGAGTAMAEDLLPGGVTLRRAIGLTGPDGSVPQIAPGPMTDELVASAARGKSVRLITMTPPGTARPGALPVAVVLHGRGADAQAMVQLGMPQFLATAVAAGAPPFALVAVDGGDASYWHRRTAGDDPQRMLLDELPGWLAARGFATARAGAKAGATAGSVSGALGISMGGSGALRYARGRGAGFGPVALLSPALFRDWADARTVDGFDSEPDWREDEPLLHLDQPHGAPLALWCGTEDPFCPAARQLAAQGGVSQAHFPRGEHTDGFWRRVLPAAMDFLGHALTVPRQ; this comes from the coding sequence ATGAGTACGGGTGCTGGGACGCTGCTGACCAGACGGCGGCTGCTGTGGGCGGGCGGGGCGGTCGGCGGGCTCGCGGTGCTCGGGGCCGGCGCGGGCACCGCGATGGCGGAGGACCTGCTGCCGGGCGGGGTGACGCTGCGTCGGGCGATCGGGCTGACCGGGCCGGACGGCAGCGTGCCGCAGATCGCCCCCGGGCCGATGACCGACGAGCTGGTCGCCTCGGCCGCCCGCGGCAAGTCGGTGCGCCTGATCACGATGACCCCGCCCGGTACGGCCCGGCCCGGCGCGCTGCCGGTGGCGGTGGTGCTGCACGGGCGCGGCGCCGACGCGCAGGCGATGGTGCAGCTCGGGATGCCGCAGTTCCTGGCGACGGCGGTGGCGGCCGGGGCGCCGCCGTTCGCGCTGGTCGCGGTGGACGGCGGCGACGCGAGCTACTGGCACCGCCGGACGGCGGGCGACGATCCGCAGCGGATGCTGCTCGACGAACTGCCCGGCTGGCTGGCCGCCCGCGGCTTCGCCACCGCACGGGCCGGCGCGAAAGCGGGCGCGACAGCGGGCTCGGTCAGCGGCGCGCTCGGCATCTCGATGGGCGGCTCGGGCGCGCTGCGCTACGCGCGCGGCCGCGGCGCGGGCTTCGGCCCGGTCGCGCTGCTGAGCCCGGCGCTCTTCCGCGACTGGGCCGACGCCCGGACGGTCGACGGCTTCGACTCCGAGCCGGACTGGCGCGAGGACGAGCCGCTGCTCCACCTCGACCAGCCGCACGGCGCGCCGCTGGCCCTCTGGTGCGGCACCGAGGACCCGTTCTGCCCCGCCGCCCGCCAACTCGCCGCCCAGGGCGGCGTCAGCCAGGCGCACTTCCCGCGCGGCGAGCACACCGACGGCTTCTGGCGGCGGGTGCTCCCGGCGGCGATGGACTTCCTGGGCCACGCGCTCACCGTCCCTCGACAATGA
- a CDS encoding FAD-binding oxidoreductase, translated as MTQPTQPTDLPAALAALRSALGPSGVLDPSDPAAGFVRDERGLLPAHPAAVLRPRDTAQVAAAVRVCARYGVPVVPFAGGTGLVGGAMPLGTGEQVVLSVRALDRIRSVDPADFALTAEAGCIVADVQQAAAEAGLLFPLRLASEGSCRIGGTIATNAGGSNVLRYGMTRDLVLGLEAVLPDGRIWHGLRALRKDNSGYDLKQLLIGSEGTLGIVTAATLRLFPLPRHRAVALLALPDLAVLTELLSCARELLEDKLTALELFTRIGLDLLIDQVPGTKDPFGAPHPAYLLVEATATRDADGLAALLERFLTEASERGLVADAVPALDRPQAQALWRLRESLPEAEKRAGGAIKHDLGVPLGAIADFIMAAERRLAERHPELTVNAFGHVGDGGVHFNVLLREGIDRAEISALLFELVAEFGGSISGEHGIGVLKADALPGTRSPVELSLLRAVKAALDPQGIMNPGKLLT; from the coding sequence GTGACCCAGCCGACCCAGCCGACCGATCTGCCCGCCGCCCTCGCCGCCCTGCGCTCCGCGCTGGGGCCGTCCGGGGTGCTGGACCCGTCCGATCCGGCGGCCGGCTTCGTCCGCGACGAGCGCGGACTGCTGCCCGCCCACCCGGCGGCCGTGCTGCGGCCGCGCGACACCGCGCAGGTGGCCGCCGCCGTCCGGGTCTGCGCCCGGTACGGCGTGCCAGTGGTGCCGTTCGCGGGCGGCACGGGGCTGGTCGGCGGCGCCATGCCGCTGGGGACGGGTGAGCAGGTGGTGCTCAGCGTCCGCGCGCTGGACCGGATCCGCTCGGTCGACCCGGCCGACTTCGCGCTCACCGCGGAGGCCGGCTGCATCGTCGCCGACGTCCAACAGGCCGCAGCCGAGGCCGGGTTGCTCTTCCCGCTGCGGCTCGCCTCGGAGGGCAGCTGCCGGATCGGCGGCACGATCGCCACCAACGCGGGCGGCAGCAACGTGCTGCGCTACGGGATGACCCGCGACCTGGTGCTCGGCCTGGAGGCGGTGCTGCCGGACGGCCGGATCTGGCACGGGCTGCGCGCGTTGCGCAAGGACAACTCCGGCTACGACCTCAAGCAGCTGCTGATCGGCTCGGAGGGTACCCTCGGCATCGTCACCGCCGCCACCCTGCGGCTCTTCCCGCTCCCGCGCCACCGCGCGGTGGCGCTGCTCGCGCTGCCAGACCTTGCCGTACTCACCGAACTGCTCTCCTGCGCACGTGAGTTGCTGGAGGACAAGCTCACTGCGCTGGAACTGTTCACCCGCATCGGACTTGACCTCCTGATCGACCAAGTCCCGGGAACGAAGGACCCGTTCGGCGCGCCACACCCGGCCTACCTGCTGGTGGAGGCCACCGCCACCAGGGACGCCGACGGACTCGCCGCCCTGCTGGAGCGGTTCCTCACCGAGGCGAGCGAACGGGGGCTGGTCGCCGACGCCGTACCGGCCCTGGACCGGCCGCAGGCCCAGGCCCTGTGGCGACTTCGCGAGTCGCTGCCGGAGGCGGAGAAGCGCGCGGGCGGCGCGATCAAGCACGACCTCGGCGTGCCGCTGGGCGCCATCGCCGACTTCATCATGGCGGCGGAGCGTCGACTGGCGGAGCGGCATCCCGAGCTGACGGTGAACGCCTTCGGCCATGTCGGCGACGGCGGCGTGCACTTCAACGTGCTGCTGCGGGAGGGGATCGACCGGGCGGAGATCTCGGCGCTGCTCTTCGAGCTGGTGGCGGAGTTCGGGGGCAGCATCAGCGGCGAGCACGGCATCGGGGTGCTCAAGGCCGACGCCCTGCCGGGCACCAGGTCGCCGGTCGAACTCTCACTGCTGCGCGCCGTGAAGGCCGCTCTCGACCCGCAGGGCATCATGAACCCCGGCAAGCTGCTGACGTGA
- a CDS encoding carbohydrate binding domain-containing protein: protein MRLHRSIQALLTAGCTLAASAGLLVGTGAAAQAATGTPLPSHVFAPYFEAYSSDDPAALAAQSGNKYLTMAFIQAATKGSCTPYWNGSTSTPIATAQYGAAISSIRAGGGDVIPSFGGYAADNGGTEIADSCTDVNSIAAAYESVITTYNVSRIDLDTEDNSLTNTAGIDRRNKAIKVVEDWAAANNRTVQFSYTLPTTTSGLADSGLNVLKNAVSNNARIDVVNVMTFDYYDGATHEMANDAESAATGTYNQLASLYPAKTAAQLWGSIGVTLMPGVDDYGTAETTTVADAAAVQQWATGKGLNTLAFWALERDNGNCTVGTAGSDTCSGIAQGTWDFSHALEPFTSGGGTTANDFSLSASPAGGSVSAGGSAGATVSTAVTSGSAQSVALTVSGAPAGVTATLSPTSVTAGASATLNVTTSAGTPAGSYPLTVTGTAASGSHSATYTLTVTGGTGGGGGLVNGGFESGSLSPWTCQPGGAVVSTPVHSGSHALQVTPTASQTGECDQSVTLAPNHAYTLSGWVQGNYAYLGVSGGATGSTWASGSSWTKLSVPFTTGASGTVTVYLHGWYAQGNVFGDDFSIS from the coding sequence ATGCGACTTCACAGATCCATCCAGGCCCTGCTGACCGCCGGCTGCACGCTGGCCGCCTCGGCCGGCCTGCTGGTGGGCACCGGCGCCGCCGCCCAGGCCGCCACCGGCACCCCGCTGCCCAGCCACGTCTTCGCCCCCTACTTCGAGGCCTACAGCAGCGACGACCCGGCCGCGCTGGCCGCGCAGTCCGGCAACAAGTACCTGACGATGGCGTTCATCCAGGCCGCCACCAAGGGCTCCTGCACCCCGTACTGGAACGGCAGCACCAGCACCCCGATCGCCACCGCGCAGTACGGCGCCGCGATCAGCAGCATCCGGGCGGGCGGCGGCGACGTCATCCCGTCCTTCGGCGGCTACGCGGCCGACAACGGCGGCACCGAGATCGCCGACAGCTGCACCGACGTCAACTCGATCGCCGCCGCGTACGAGAGCGTCATCACCACCTACAACGTCAGCCGGATCGACCTCGACACCGAGGACAACTCGCTGACCAACACGGCCGGCATCGACCGCCGCAACAAGGCGATCAAGGTGGTCGAGGACTGGGCCGCGGCCAACAACCGCACCGTCCAGTTCTCCTACACGCTGCCCACCACCACCAGCGGCCTGGCCGACAGCGGGCTCAACGTGCTGAAGAACGCGGTCAGCAACAACGCCCGGATCGACGTCGTCAACGTGATGACCTTCGACTACTACGACGGCGCCACCCACGAGATGGCCAACGACGCCGAGAGCGCGGCCACCGGGACGTACAACCAACTCGCCTCGCTCTACCCGGCGAAGACGGCCGCCCAGTTGTGGGGCTCGATCGGCGTCACCCTGATGCCCGGCGTCGACGACTACGGCACCGCCGAGACCACCACCGTCGCGGACGCCGCCGCGGTGCAGCAGTGGGCCACCGGCAAGGGCCTCAACACGCTCGCCTTCTGGGCGCTGGAGCGCGACAACGGCAACTGCACCGTCGGCACGGCCGGTTCCGACACCTGCTCCGGCATCGCGCAGGGCACCTGGGACTTCAGCCACGCCCTGGAGCCGTTCACCAGCGGCGGCGGCACAACGGCCAACGACTTCTCGCTGAGCGCCTCCCCGGCCGGCGGCTCGGTCAGCGCGGGCGGCTCGGCCGGCGCCACCGTGAGCACGGCGGTCACCTCCGGCAGCGCGCAGAGCGTCGCACTGACGGTCTCCGGCGCACCCGCAGGCGTCACCGCCACCCTCAGCCCCACCAGCGTCACCGCCGGCGCCTCCGCCACGCTGAACGTCACCACCAGCGCCGGCACTCCGGCCGGCAGCTACCCGCTGACCGTCACCGGCACCGCCGCCTCCGGCAGCCACTCCGCCACCTACACCCTCACCGTCACCGGTGGCACCGGCGGTGGCGGCGGCCTGGTCAACGGCGGCTTCGAGAGCGGCAGCCTGAGCCCCTGGACCTGCCAGCCGGGCGGCGCGGTGGTCTCCACCCCCGTCCACTCCGGCAGCCACGCGCTCCAGGTCACACCGACCGCGAGCCAGACCGGCGAGTGCGACCAGAGCGTCACCCTGGCGCCCAACCACGCCTACACGCTGAGTGGTTGGGTCCAGGGCAACTACGCCTACCTGGGTGTCAGCGGTGGCGCCACCGGCTCCACCTGGGCCTCGGGGAGCAGCTGGACCAAGCTCTCGGTCCCGTTCACCACGGGCGCCTCGGGCACCGTCACCGTCTACCTGCACGGCTGGTACGCGCAGGGCAACGTCTTCGGCGACGACTTCTCGATCTCCTAG
- a CDS encoding transglycosylase SLT domain-containing protein, with protein MRSALMSTVRRRSSVLVGSAGLATLCAVSAVALALPTDSATADAPSVTVAEGHPGALKLSLDTAGRSADAGTLGAAPYLQPAPGGAGHTVNAAQYLTPAESKPATPAEQPAPAPAPAEQPAPAAPAAAPAPAPAPAPAPQQPAPAPVVATNTSPSGVRALAQSIVPAGQWAAFSNIVSHESSWNFQATNPSSGSYGLGQALPAGKMASAGSDWRTNPVTQIKWTLSYMNERYGSPNAAWSFWQAHSWY; from the coding sequence ATGCGCAGCGCCCTGATGTCCACCGTGCGTCGACGATCCTCCGTGCTGGTCGGCTCCGCAGGCCTGGCCACCCTCTGTGCCGTCTCCGCCGTGGCGCTCGCGCTCCCCACCGACAGTGCCACCGCCGACGCCCCGAGCGTCACCGTCGCCGAGGGCCACCCCGGGGCCCTCAAGCTCTCGCTGGACACCGCGGGCCGCTCGGCGGACGCCGGCACGCTCGGCGCCGCGCCGTACCTGCAGCCCGCCCCGGGCGGCGCCGGCCACACGGTGAACGCCGCGCAGTACCTCACGCCGGCCGAGTCCAAGCCCGCCACCCCGGCGGAGCAGCCCGCTCCGGCTCCGGCTCCCGCTGAGCAGCCCGCGCCGGCCGCCCCTGCTGCGGCTCCCGCTCCCGCTCCTGCCCCGGCTCCCGCCCCGCAGCAGCCCGCGCCCGCCCCGGTGGTCGCCACCAACACCAGCCCGAGCGGCGTCCGCGCGCTGGCCCAGAGCATCGTGCCGGCCGGCCAGTGGGCCGCCTTCAGCAACATCGTGAGCCACGAGAGCAGCTGGAACTTCCAGGCCACCAACCCGTCCTCCGGCTCCTACGGCCTGGGCCAGGCGCTGCCGGCCGGCAAGATGGCCTCGGCCGGCTCCGACTGGCGCACCAACCCGGTGACCCAGATCAAGTGGACGCTGAGCTACATGAACGAGCGCTACGGCAGCCCGAACGCCGCCTGGTCCTTCTGGCAGGCCCACAGCTGGTACTGA
- a CDS encoding ABC transporter substrate-binding protein, which yields MSSRSRATTSLVLMAAIALAATACSSSKSDPLGGGASQATGSGSTVTIGSANYPENVLLASIYSQALQAKGIKVDEKFNIGSREVIYGQLQSGNLTILPEYNGGLLQYLDAKSTASTAADVDAALLKDLPSSLELLNPSTAEDKDSLTVSQATAAKYNLKSIPDLAAQAANFTIGGEPEFKSRREQQFKDVYGLTFKDWKPTADTTANALKDGSLQVGDVFTTDPRISSLGLVTLTDPKDLFGAQNVTPLVYKAGVNQTVTDTLNAVSAKLDTPGLLALMKKVSIDKDDPSAVAKDWVKASGLS from the coding sequence ATGTCTTCGCGCTCCCGCGCCACCACCTCCCTCGTCCTGATGGCGGCCATCGCCCTGGCCGCCACGGCGTGCAGCTCGTCCAAGAGCGACCCGCTGGGCGGTGGCGCCTCCCAGGCCACCGGCAGCGGATCGACGGTGACGATCGGCTCGGCGAACTACCCCGAGAACGTGCTGCTCGCCTCGATCTACTCGCAGGCGCTGCAGGCCAAGGGCATCAAGGTCGACGAGAAGTTCAACATCGGCAGCCGGGAGGTGATCTACGGGCAACTGCAGAGCGGCAACCTGACCATCCTGCCGGAGTACAACGGCGGGCTGCTGCAGTACCTGGACGCCAAGTCGACCGCCAGCACCGCCGCCGACGTCGACGCGGCGCTGCTGAAGGACCTGCCGTCCTCGCTGGAGCTGCTCAACCCCTCCACCGCCGAGGACAAGGACTCCCTGACGGTCAGTCAGGCCACCGCCGCCAAGTACAACTTGAAGAGCATCCCGGACCTGGCGGCGCAGGCGGCGAACTTCACCATCGGCGGCGAGCCGGAGTTCAAGTCGCGGCGCGAGCAGCAGTTCAAGGACGTCTACGGGCTGACCTTCAAGGACTGGAAGCCGACCGCGGACACCACCGCCAACGCACTCAAGGACGGCTCGCTCCAGGTCGGCGACGTCTTCACCACCGACCCGCGGATCAGCTCGCTCGGCCTGGTGACGCTCACCGACCCCAAGGACCTGTTCGGCGCGCAGAACGTGACGCCGCTGGTCTACAAGGCCGGCGTGAACCAGACGGTCACCGACACGCTGAACGCGGTCTCGGCGAAGCTGGACACCCCCGGGCTGCTGGCGCTGATGAAGAAGGTGTCGATCGACAAGGACGACCCCTCGGCGGTCGCCAAGGACTGGGTGAAGGCCAGCGGCCTGAGCTGA
- a CDS encoding ABC transporter permease — protein sequence MNWLSWISDFFNSPDRRSGPDSILHRVGEHLTLSGEALCYAALLAIPLGLLIGYSGRGAALVTALSGTARALPTLGLVTLTVLLAGVGDTAVLVPLVALAAPVLLVAACEGVRGTDPDLRDAARGIGLTHRQVLWQVCVPSALPALLAGLRTATVQVIATATVAAYVGLGGLGRYVIDGLATRDFPLTVGGALLVVLLAVAAQLLFAALSRFALPAGLRKRQ from the coding sequence ATGAACTGGCTCTCCTGGATCTCCGACTTCTTCAACTCGCCCGACCGGCGAAGCGGCCCGGACTCGATCCTGCACCGGGTGGGCGAGCATCTGACGCTCTCCGGTGAGGCGCTCTGCTATGCCGCCCTGCTGGCCATCCCGCTCGGCCTGCTGATCGGCTACAGCGGCCGCGGCGCCGCGCTGGTGACGGCGCTCAGCGGCACCGCGCGCGCTCTGCCGACGCTCGGCCTGGTCACGCTCACCGTGCTGCTCGCCGGGGTCGGCGACACCGCCGTGCTGGTCCCGCTGGTCGCGCTGGCCGCGCCGGTGCTGCTGGTGGCGGCCTGCGAAGGCGTCCGCGGCACCGATCCGGACCTGCGGGACGCGGCGCGTGGCATCGGGCTGACGCACCGTCAAGTCCTGTGGCAGGTCTGCGTCCCGTCCGCACTGCCCGCGCTGCTGGCCGGCCTGCGCACCGCCACCGTGCAGGTGATCGCCACCGCGACGGTGGCCGCCTACGTGGGCCTGGGCGGGCTCGGCCGGTATGTGATCGACGGTCTTGCCACCCGTGACTTCCCGCTCACCGTCGGCGGCGCGCTGCTGGTGGTGCTGCTCGCGGTGGCGGCCCAGCTGCTCTTCGCGGCGCTCAGCCGGTTCGCGCTGCCCGCCGGACTGCGCAAGCGGCAGTAG
- a CDS encoding ABC transporter permease, with amino-acid sequence MDGEPLVRWYWIGDHLGYLWGLLVDHAVISLVPVLLGLLLALPLGLLCTRLPRLYQPLAATFNVVYALPSLAVFVVLIPYTGLATQATVMIPLTCYALAVLLPTTVDGLRAVPEPVRQAATAMGYGPWRRLTAVELPSAVPYVVAGLRVAAVSSISLASVGALIGRGGLGYLFIDGFQRTFPTPIVAGIVLVALLALVTDGVLLLARRLLAPWAGRETAVRR; translated from the coding sequence ATGGACGGTGAGCCCCTGGTCCGCTGGTACTGGATCGGCGACCATCTCGGCTACCTGTGGGGCCTGCTGGTCGACCACGCGGTGATCTCACTGGTCCCCGTGCTGCTCGGCCTGCTGCTCGCGCTGCCGCTGGGACTGCTCTGCACCCGCCTCCCGCGGCTCTACCAGCCGCTGGCCGCGACCTTCAACGTGGTCTACGCGCTCCCCTCACTGGCGGTCTTCGTGGTGCTCATCCCGTACACCGGCCTGGCCACCCAGGCCACCGTGATGATCCCGCTGACCTGCTACGCGCTGGCCGTGCTGCTGCCGACCACGGTGGACGGGCTGCGCGCGGTGCCGGAGCCGGTCCGGCAGGCCGCCACCGCGATGGGCTACGGCCCCTGGCGCCGGCTGACCGCGGTCGAACTCCCCTCGGCCGTACCGTACGTGGTGGCCGGCCTCCGGGTGGCCGCGGTCTCCAGCATCTCGCTGGCCAGCGTCGGCGCGCTGATCGGGCGCGGCGGGCTCGGCTACCTCTTCATCGACGGCTTCCAGCGCACCTTCCCGACCCCGATCGTGGCCGGGATCGTGCTGGTGGCCCTGCTGGCCCTGGTCACCGACGGCGTGCTGCTGCTGGCCCGCCGGCTGCTCGCCCCGTGGGCCGGGCGCGAGACGGCGGTGCGGCGATGA
- a CDS encoding ATP-binding cassette domain-containing protein, whose protein sequence is MIRFDGAGKRHPDGTIAVEGLDLTVPAGRTTVLVGPSGCGKTTILRMVNRMVEPTSGRVLLDGTDVTELEAAKLRRGIGYVIQQAGLFPHRKVLDNIATVPYLLGWDRRKARARAMEMLELVGLAPETAKRYPFQLSGGQQQRVGVARALAADPPLLLMDEPFSAVDPVVRAGLQDELLRLQSELNKTVLFVTHDIEEAVRLGDQIVVLREHGRIGQVADPATLLSAPADEQVAAFLGRDRGLRGLGLRTADSIALTPLQEPFAGWTLELDEDGRPTGWTGHGEHRTPSVFDPAVDTLRTALDATVLSPVGAAVAVDADGRAVGIAPRAAVLDALDALHARPLNLSKDEVEVRDNADVEDAAGDEAGHGR, encoded by the coding sequence GTGATCAGATTCGACGGCGCCGGCAAGCGCCACCCCGACGGCACGATAGCCGTCGAGGGCCTGGACCTCACCGTGCCTGCCGGGCGGACCACCGTGCTGGTCGGTCCGTCCGGCTGCGGCAAGACCACCATCCTGCGGATGGTCAACCGGATGGTGGAGCCGACCTCGGGCCGGGTGCTGCTGGACGGCACGGACGTCACCGAGCTGGAGGCGGCCAAGCTGCGCCGCGGCATCGGGTACGTGATCCAGCAGGCCGGACTCTTCCCGCACCGCAAGGTGCTCGACAACATCGCCACCGTGCCCTATCTGCTGGGCTGGGACCGCAGGAAGGCCCGGGCCCGGGCGATGGAGATGCTCGAACTGGTCGGCCTGGCACCGGAGACCGCCAAGCGCTACCCGTTCCAGCTCTCCGGCGGCCAGCAGCAGCGGGTCGGGGTGGCGCGGGCGCTGGCCGCCGATCCGCCGCTGCTGCTGATGGACGAACCGTTCAGCGCCGTCGACCCGGTGGTGCGCGCCGGACTCCAGGACGAACTACTGCGCCTGCAGTCCGAGTTGAACAAGACGGTGCTCTTCGTGACGCACGACATCGAGGAGGCCGTCCGACTCGGCGACCAGATCGTGGTGCTGCGCGAGCACGGCAGGATCGGTCAAGTCGCCGATCCGGCAACTCTGTTGTCCGCACCGGCCGACGAGCAGGTGGCCGCCTTCCTGGGCCGCGACCGGGGCCTGCGCGGGCTCGGCCTGCGCACGGCCGACTCGATCGCCCTCACGCCGCTCCAGGAGCCCTTCGCGGGCTGGACGTTGGAGCTGGACGAGGACGGACGGCCGACCGGCTGGACGGGCCACGGCGAGCATCGGACGCCGAGCGTCTTCGACCCGGCCGTGGACACCCTGCGCACCGCGCTGGACGCCACCGTGCTGTCACCGGTCGGCGCGGCCGTCGCGGTGGACGCGGACGGCCGGGCCGTCGGCATCGCGCCGCGGGCGGCCGTACTGGACGCCCTCGACGCGCTGCACGCCCGCCCGCTGAACCTGTCGAAGGACGAGGTCGAGGTCAGGGACAACGCCGACGTCGAGGACGCGGCCGGGGACGAGGCCGGCCATGGACGGTGA
- a CDS encoding rhodanese-like domain-containing protein: MVSVDDLVARSRAGVHRPGPQETRQAQLAGALLVDIRPAAQRAAEGQIPGALVIERNVLEWRLDPTGSHRLPEATGYDLPVIVLCSAGYASSLAAASLRELGLHKATDLDGGFVAWAEAGLPTEPGAPLE, from the coding sequence GTGGTGAGTGTCGACGACCTGGTGGCGCGTTCGCGGGCGGGCGTGCACCGGCCCGGGCCGCAGGAGACCCGGCAGGCCCAACTGGCGGGTGCGCTGCTGGTGGACATCCGCCCGGCCGCGCAGCGGGCGGCCGAGGGGCAGATCCCCGGCGCGCTGGTGATCGAGCGCAATGTGCTGGAGTGGCGGCTGGACCCGACGGGCAGTCACCGGCTCCCCGAGGCGACCGGGTACGACCTGCCGGTGATCGTGCTCTGCTCGGCGGGGTACGCCTCCAGCCTGGCCGCCGCCTCCTTGCGCGAGCTGGGGCTGCACAAGGCGACCGACCTGGACGGCGGCTTCGTCGCCTGGGCCGAGGCCGGGCTGCCCACCGAGCCGGGGGCACCGCTGGAGTGA
- a CDS encoding cysteine dioxygenase family protein, protein MSVDLAPAQTDPPAQSPVSPVATVVPVAPGALESPGVPALTPAELRVLVAELAERPAEWIHLVRLSVDERWYQRLRLADDHEVWLISWLPGQSTGFHDHGGSRGAFTVALGELEELSLGGPEGELHTRRLSAGDVRAFGPEFLHDVRNTAAGPAVTIHAYSPPLGEMALYELRASGLRRTAVEGPEQW, encoded by the coding sequence ATGAGCGTCGACCTCGCGCCGGCCCAGACCGATCCGCCGGCCCAGTCCCCTGTCAGCCCCGTTGCCACCGTCGTCCCCGTCGCGCCCGGCGCCCTCGAATCCCCCGGCGTGCCCGCGCTGACGCCCGCTGAACTGCGCGTCCTGGTGGCCGAGCTGGCCGAGCGGCCGGCCGAGTGGATCCACCTGGTCCGCCTGTCGGTCGACGAGCGCTGGTACCAGCGGCTGCGCCTGGCGGACGACCACGAGGTGTGGCTGATCAGCTGGCTGCCCGGGCAGTCCACCGGGTTCCACGATCACGGCGGCTCCCGTGGCGCCTTCACCGTGGCGCTGGGCGAGCTGGAGGAGCTGTCGCTCGGCGGGCCGGAGGGCGAGCTGCACACCCGTCGGCTGAGCGCGGGCGACGTCCGCGCGTTCGGGCCGGAGTTCCTGCACGACGTCCGCAACACCGCCGCGGGCCCGGCGGTCACCATCCACGCGTACTCTCCGCCGCTCGGCGAGATGGCGCTCTACGAACTGCGCGCCAGCGGCCTGCGGCGCACCGCGGTGGAAGGACCGGAGCAGTGGTGA